TCCATCGGGGGCATGGGGGGCTCCTCCATCATCAAGGTGGCCTGGTACTGGTCCAGCCTGTGGAGATCCTGCTTCACCGACTCCACCGCTGTCAGCAACTGTTACGACTACCCGGTGCTCTGGTCCGTGGAGGGTAGGTCCCACAGGTCCTCTGGTCCGTCTCACCCACCCAGAATCCTTCCACAGTTTTGTGCGTGTCCCTGCAGGTCACATCCAGATCGTGCGGGGCCTGCTGATGGCGGCTCTCAGCCTGGGGATGCTGGGCTTCGTGCTCAGTCTGATGGGGATGGAATGCACCTTCATCGGAGGACAAGACCGGTCCAAGTACAAGAAGATCTACGCTGGAGGATGGTGCCACATCGTCGGTGGTAAGTGTTTGAGTTTTAGTCACAGGACGAGGTTTTAAATTCCTCAGGTCCAGGGTTGATTGACAGGTCAGATTAAATATctttagagatgttttaaattcTTCAGTGAACCTCAGCTACATTatcatttaatgaaaaatatacaatattttatttttaatcctgCTGAACAGATGAAAATAATTAATGTTGAACGTATTTGTCTCCaggttttctgtctgtctgcggcTACGCTGTTTACGCTCAGTATGTGTCAGTGGAATACTTCAACCCCGACTTCGATGGACTGAAGTAAGTTCAGGGTTTCACTTCGTGTTTCACTTCGTGTTTCGCTTCGTGTTTCATATAAAACATGAGGtgaatgttttctctgtttcacaGGTACGACCTGGGCACTCCTCTGTTCCTGGGCTGGGTCGGCTCAGCTTTCCACATGACTGGTGGTTTTTTCTATCTGTGGTCCGTGTGCACGCCGCTGTTTGGAGAAACACAAATGTGAGTAGACGTGCAGATGTTCGACTCAACTTACGGATGATAGAATAGAACAGGATAGAATCTATCCTGCTCTATTACAATCATGTCTCCTCTGTCACATTTGACCATGAtgcatctctctctgttcagGGTGATCAAAATCCAGCCGCCAGCTGACCCAGAACAGAACAAGTCCACCACGGCTCTGTCATCGGTGTCAGAGATCACGTCGAAGACCAAAGTGTCGTCTGTCTCCGAGCTGTCGTCCAGGTCCGAGCGCTCGGACGTGTCGGCCATCTCCTCAAGATCAGAGCGCACGTCCAAGTCTGGACGCTCGGCCAAGTCAGGACGGTCGACGAGGACAGGGCGAAGTACCAAGTCTGCAGGGTCGGGGTCGGGGTCAGGGTCGGGGTCAGGGTCGGGGTCGGGGTCTGAGTCCGGCCTCTCGTTGAGGTCCAGTGTTCCGACCTTGTCCGagtcgagcagcagcagccgagcGGTGTCGTCTCTGTCCGGAGGCTCGAGGAGCGAGACGACTCCGTTCATCAGAAACACTTTTATCTGAGGAGAAACAAACCGAGTCCTGAGTCAACTGGATGTTTTGTATGAATAAAAACCGATGAAATCTTTTTGttctaaaaaataataaatgtgttaaatcttttgtctgttttgttcatTTCTAAGACGTGTCTCATAATAAAGACATTCATCAGTGTGAGGCTGCGTCTCCTCTCCACaaccagcctgtgtgtgtttgacagtaaACACTGTTCACACCCTCATAAACACACGAGCAGCAGCAAGAGAACGAACGTGCGCAGCTTTAATCTGAAGCTGAACCTTTATCTTCTTGTAATCTTTCGACACGAGGGAGGAGAAATCGAACATCTACGACCTTTGGTAGAATGAGAGAAGCTCGTCCAGTCACCAGGATGTGGAGGAGACCGGCTCAGATCCTGGGTCTGATGCTGTGGATACTCGGCTGGGGCTCGGTGGGCTGCACGCTCGCTATGGACCACTGGAGGTGAGAGATTAGGAGTCACATCGATGAATGATCCGTtgaatttgttttgctttgacGCTCAGACAGTGGAGGACCCGTCTCTCAGGACGGACACAAGTTAAACAGCCGGTTTGTCTTCAAACCAAATGACTCATGTTTTGGTTCACACACAATGAATCTTTATGACTGTTTCAGTTCTTCGTCTTCATCTTTATCTGGTGGGAGCTCAAAGGTCTAAAGAGAAGAATCTATATGTACTGAAGTTTTTCTTGACCTCAGAGTGGCTCAGGCGGGGGGGCGAGCCGGCTCCTCTGTGGTGGTGATAGCCTGGTACTGGTCCGACCTGTGGAAGGACTGCTACGAAGACTCCACTGCTCTGGTGAACTGTGTGGACTTTGGAGTTCTGTGGACGGTCAAACGTACGTCCGCCGAGACACTTTGATTCTCGAGTCACGATGAGAATTTATTCACAGGACCTGTGTTTGTCCTCCAGCGTACGTCCAGGCCGTCAGGGGGCTGCTGATCACCGGCCTGTGCCTCGGCTCGATGGGCACGGTGCTGGCGTTTCTGGGGATGGAGTGCACACGTGTCGGTGGCGACCAGAGAAGTAAAGACGGGCTGTTGATGACAGCGGCTGCTTTCCATCTGCTGGGCTGTGAGTGTGAACTGTAAATGACACTCTTGTACTTCTAGCGGGTCACCTGACGGGACTCTGACGAATCAGTGAAGGCTACGTGACGTCTCGCCGCTCTGAAACTCCAGAGCTGTGAGGACGCCGGTGGATCCGTCGCAGAGatgatgagaaaatgaaataatgtggACGTGGCCTCAGTCTCAGAtgactaacatggaggaggcagggttgatactgcatccagccaccaggtggcttCACTTGCAGGATCTTTGTTCTCTGGGTTCAGTTTCTCACAGGTTTGTTTCCATGAATCATGGACTCTCCCTCATGCAGGTTTGTCGGACGCGGCTGCTTATTGTTTATACATCAACAGAGTGGTGGCGGCTTTTCTACACAGCAAAGCAGATCCGTCAGAGCTGGGGTTCGTTTTTATCTCTTTGAATAACGCTCACGTAGAAATAACATGCGGCTCAATGCATCACAGCATCTCATTCTGACTCTTCTCCTCAGATATGAAATTGGAACGCCGCTGTATCTCGGGCTGACGGGAAGTTTCCTGGTGTTCCTCGGCTGCGGCGTTCACTGTGCAactgtctgcagaggaaacaatcCAGAAAGGTGTTTTAACTTAACGCTTCGTTAACGGAATCAATTTCAGCTCCAGGTCAAATTCTGACGAGTGATTTATTTCTCCATCTGCAGCGAACATCTCGTGGTTTCCCTGATGAGAGAAAAGGACGAGTTCACAGGAAAAAACCCACCAAAGAATAAAGACTCccggagcgtgtgtgtgtacgaggtGACTTCTGTTGTGAtggtgtgaaaaaataaaaataaactgcagtaaCGACACAACAGCTGAAGGGAAACATAAAGTCAGAATATTAAATAGAGTAGAAATACtatgtaaagtaaagtagaaacactgaatcaactaactggaaaaaacaataagaagaagaattaaCGGTGAAATGGTGATTTCCGTCTTctgtaataaaatattttgataTTCGGAGCAGTGCCTCTGCTTCATCTAATAAAacagaatgttttatttatgggGTTATTTGGGATCTGAAGGGAAATGAGTAAGTTGAACCTGAGCGCTGGTGGAATGACTCACTCTCCTGAGTCCTGGGAACATGAAGATGCTGAGTTGGCAAAACTCCTGAAAAGATAAGATGAGACACAAGCAAACATCCACAGTGCTGGTGTGAAGCCTCCATATCAGCAGAGACACCGGTCAGTCCACTTTCCCTCTCGCTGGGGACTCGGACCTCTCGGCAGATCTTAGTTTTTCCGTAGACGGCCGACACTCGCCATGACGCACAGGACGGTGGTGATGTACCTGGAGATCGGCTCCTTCGTGTCGTGCCTGTGCGGCTGGATCCTGGTGTGCTCCACGCTGCCGACGGAGTACTGGACCTTCTCCGAGGTGGGCAGCATCGTGCTGACCACCTCCAACTACTACTCCAACCTGTGGAAGGACTGCATCTCCGACACCACGGGGGTCTCAGACTGCAAGGACTACCCCTCCATGCTGGGCCTGCCGGGTACGTCTGAAAACACCAGCTGTGAAAAATATCACAGCGTGATACAGAAACGACAGACTCAATCAAAAGAGTATTCTAAACTCAATttatattagagatatttaaatgtaaattacaGTTACAGGAAGTTTAATTCACAAAGGTAAAAtaagttcattttaaatgtgatgtgttttgacAAACATCTAAATCCTTCACAATAAGATAATAGCCGTGGATAATCTGCTCCGCCTGTCGTCTCTCAGTGTACCTCCACGGCTGCAGGGCGCTGGCGGTCTGTGCCGTCGTCACCGGCTTCTTCGGAGGCGTCCTCATCCTCGTCGGGATGAAATGCACGAAGATCGGAGGCTCGGAGATCGCCAACGCCAGAGTGACCTTCGCAGGAGGGGTCACGTACCTGGTGTCAGGTAAACAACAAGTGAGACCAAGTAAGaatattgtgtttatattataGTATATTGATATGAGTAAAAACCACATGTTCTGTTAGGGTGCTGTGGGATGATCACGTACTCGTGGTGGGCCAACAAGGTCATCAGAGAGTACTTGGATCCACACTTCAGAGCACAGAAGTGAGTACTTTTTTGAGCCACTGAGAATATTATAACTTGTACTACTAGTATCACAGTAAAATATCATTTACTGTGCAGGTTTGAAATTGGAGCTGCGATTTTCGTTGGCTGGGGAGGatccctcctcctgctgtctggAGGCACGGTGCTCAGTTATTTCTCTGGAAGAGAAGGTCTACCATCAAGGTACATgggatatttatatatatatatactatctattatgtacatatataattatatacacacacaaatatatctATATGTACATTTATGTACACATTGCTTTACATGTTCACTCCTGTATCAAACAGCAGTTCCTCAAAAAGGCCTCTGGGACCCGCCACGTACGCCAGCGCCAGGACCAGACGGACCTACATGCTGCCGGCCACGTCCTCCAGAGTCACGCTGGGGCCGCCGCTGTTCTATGAGGGCAGGAGGAGCCGAGGGGCCAGAACCACGCCGTCGAAGGGCGGCCGGCCCTTCAGCAGGGACAGCTTCGTCTGAGTCAGCCTGGAACTGCTGAGCTCACAAAGTGACTTTGaaggaacagtttgacattCAGGGAGATTCTCTGAACAACAGATTTATAACTCGTCAGTCCACAatcactgtttgttgttttttaagaacCTGCGTCAGCTCTTTACGTGCAGCAGCCATCAGACTGGACTGCTCCTGctgtgaggaagagaggaggggctgTGGAAAAGGGGGTGTGTTAAAATCCATATGATTGGGACACACCTGTGAGccagagaggaaacaaagaaagaaacaagagggagaggagaagaagaggagaggaagagaaactaaAGAGTGGCTGGAACCAAAGAAAGCTGACGGACCACGTCTTCCTGAATCATCTGAGCGGGTTTGGATAACTTTACTTTTTTTGCTCATGATTAACGTGAACGACGGAAATCTGGGAAATCACAACTTCTCCCAGTTTGGACTCTCCCTTCCCCCTCATATCCCAGTAACACCACCTGGactgaactcacacacacacacacacacacacacacacacacacacacacacacacacacacacacacacacacacctgtacatTTACAGATGGACACTATTCAAACGAATGAAAGCAAAAGAAGGACATTTACTTTGAAGTAATTGTTTGATGTTGTTGCTgatatgttttcatgtgactcGGGACAAATTCTGAAATTAactgaagtgtttttattttgtcctgaAATTCTGTTAAAGCATTAATGAGTATTGAAATTGAATTTTGGAGTGGACGTTATGTGATTTTGATTTAAACCTGTTCTTTTAAATTTGatataatgtataattataatttaaatagTTATATCTGGAGCCCTAATTAACACACTATCAGGTCTTCTTAAGTTACGCTACACATGCTGAAGACACTGCTTATTCATATCTACCACAATCGTACATGTGGTAAGGCGAGTGAGTGCATTGTCCCTAAATGTCAACGTGTTCCTTTAATGAGTGTTTACATAttttgaaagaagaagaaagtggatgaatcttttttttcacagttaATGTTCATGGGTTCTTTTCCTCCGTGGTGTCCACACGTTAATCAATCACAAGTGAATGGctgaaagttgtttttattttccctcttgtgaatatgaatgttttctttctgcaggttttgtgttttcagtgataaaaacaaacgGGTTTCCTTTCAACGGCTCcttcttttgtttccttttcattgTTTCAGTGTGAACTCGGCAGGCTCTCACTGGGACATCAGGAGGTTCCTCACAGTTTAGTGCAGCCACAGTTTGTCAGTGATACAAACTCAGAAAAGGTGATGGGTGAGGTTCGTAGGTTTTGTTGAAGAAAGACGGACAGAATAGTGTAGTTTAGTAAGTTTTATTGCTTGTATAAATATTTTcaatacaaaaaaagacataatatAAAATCTGATGTACAATTTCTTTACACAAACGACATACGTGGAGTGTGGGAGATCACAGAATGATTTAACAGGTAAACACTGAAGAGGTGTAAGACTTGGCACAAGATATAAAGAGggactgaaaaaagaaaagtcttataTTTACTAGACGATAGAAAACTCTGAACCTGTTTTTGTGAAGTATTGCTCAAGTCTTTATTAGCAGAAGTAGAAAATATGGCTGCTTTGGCATCGGCCGTGGACGTCAGAGGAGGCGACTGAAGTTTTTGCGTCTGTGCTTGGCGTGGCGTTACGTCACCTGATCAGCTGTAgtgtctgctgtgtttattGCTCGTGTCCTCGGAGTCACTGAAGTCGCTGAGGGAGCACAGGCTGCTCTTCAGGGTGCTTCCTGTCCCGGCTTCAGTCAGACCTGCTGGGAacgagacagacacacatttacatgtcaCTGCTCAAACCGACTTACCAGAACTGTCttcatacattttttacaaCAATGAAGTATAATTGTTTACTATTGTTCCTATTGtagtattattatatatttttaagatgGTGTCATGCGCATGTCTGTGCACGTGACAGACGTGTTGACTGAAACCAGCCCGCGCTGACCTGGATTAACCTGAAGGAGGAGCTAAGCCTCCATGGAACTCACTACAGGCTGTTTGGCGTGGAGGGTCCATGGCCGAGTTATTTTGTGATTTGCACTCCTCCTTTAAGGAGAAGGAGCTGCTGGGTTACCATGGCgatgggaggggaggggtttaAAGGTGTTTGATGACACCGGTGGGTTCCGTTGAGTAAACGCTGACCTGATTTGGGAGCCTTTCCTGTGGAGGTCCCCCACACGCTGGTGCTGGGTGAGTCCAGACTCTTCCTCAGTGGTCCAGAGCGCTGAGCAGGTTTagacacttcctgtctgtcctctaAGGAGGAGACCACCCAATCACTGCTTTCCTCCAGATCTGTgtactgtctcacacacacacacaaacaagactCACATTTGAACTTTCTTTTTAAAGTAATAATTATATCAATGAAACAGtactcttcatcatcctctcaCCGTCAGCTCCTGCACCTcgtccctcctctctgtcaaaAGGCtgacgccccctgctggtttCTTTGCTGCTCTCTCTGCAAACTTCTGCTCCATTTTTCTGGTCAGGACGGtgattttgttttctaaaagcAAACAGGCAATTTACAAATGATCTTCAAGTGGTTTAATTAACTACATGTCATATATTTACCTGGTGGTGAGTGCATCATATGTTATTAAGACCTAACCTGATTATAAACAAGACTTTGACggctttaatgttttatttaaaaaatgatattaGAGACTTTTAAAATAACTTGTTGGAACCATTCAGGAAACTGAGCACTAACCTTTCTTGTAGTTCCTCTTATCCACATTGCCGTTCTGGTCTTTGTAACCCTGCAGCTGTTTGGAGTCGATCTCCTGCAGCTCGCTGACTTCAGaccactcttcctcctcctcatcttcatcatcgctCTCTATCTTTGTCACTGCCGTCTTCGTCACCACACCCACTGACCCCCGAGGCAGCTGGGTGCCGGAGGAGAACGGCTGCCTGGTAACGGCCTGCCTGGCCTGGACCGGACTGGTTTTGCCGGCTCTGATTTGGACTGGGGTCGCCTGGATTATTTTGGGAAGTGGTGATTTGCCCCTCTGGTGTTTCGGGGGCTGTTCCTCCTCCATATCCTCCTCTTCAGATTCCTCATCTGAACTGAAAGGAGGAGTCCttaaaaatcacagaaacacaatgtttattttaaaatcttcaTTTAACACGTAATGATAAACTCGATGTTATAATTTTCAAGGTATGTGAATGGTATTGGTAGTAAATAGTATATTTGATGTACTGTTGCTCAAACCTACTATAATTAAATTATCCAGGTCGTCTGCTAATCAGAAGGCTGGTAGTTAAATTCCTCCTTAGGCAGGACACTAAAAAATGCCCATGAGAATGGGACGCATGAGCGATGGTGAGACAAGAAAAgctctaaataaatacagtgttttgtatttttacttggGTGTGAAGGTCCTCGGAGCAGCCTTGCTGTTGGGCGTAGACGTCTTGGGATAGGCGGTGCTCTTGGCCCTGGGCGCCGGCTGGGGGGTCTTGGACTGTCTGACCGCAGGTCCACACATCACCTGGGTGGCACTAGAGGGAAGGCTACTGCTTCGAGGTAAGATCTGCAACACTTCATACAGACAGGTGACACAAACGCCACAATTAGCGGATGAGTCACTGCGTCTGAGCCTAAATCAGCTTATGTGGCGGCAAACAAGCTTTTACAGATTAGACCGAAAGTGTTGGGTACACAGTCAAATTACTGAAGTCCGGTGAAGTGTGGGTACTACTGGTCTGTGAGCAGTctcagaatttaaaaaagcaccTTGAACTGAGTGCCTGGATCTCGCTTGTGGTTCTGGAGGAGATTCTCTGGTCTGATCGCTCATCTTCTCATCCACACTGCCGGAGATCTCCTCCCGACAGCGCCAGTATTCAGGCATCTCCTTCGCAACGCTGTCCCGCTTTGAATGCACCTTGGCCAGGATGGACGTGAGCTCCCTGTTCTTCAGACCACTTTGATTCtgagaagaagcagaaaaaagaatgtcaggacaaaaagaaaaaaaaaaaaagctttacaCCTCATTTccacacagctgtgtgtgggtggagtCTGTATACGAAACAGAtttacagacacaaaacaaaaatgtgtggagaggaggagctAAAAGTGTGAGAACGTACAGGCTTGACTCCCAGGTTCTCCAGCTTCTTCGCGACTGCCTGCTCGAGCTCGGGTCGCATCTCCTTCTTGACGCTGGGGTTCCTCTTCAGAGCGTTGGCCTTCGCGCTCTGACTCGGTTTCTTCTGTGGAGCTGGCTCAGGCTTCCTCTCCACTGGCCTCCTCTCCACTGGCCTCCTCTCAGAGACACTGCTCGAGTCTGTAAAAGAGACCTCCCTCAGTCAGTCTTGTGCTGACAATCACACGTGTTGGGGCGTCACACGCTAAATgcaaaaattaaacaaaataaaaatgagcatGCATTTGGCAATTTTCAAAGCAAGATCCATGCAGAAGACAGACGGACGAAATGATCATGGAACTGCTGTGGAAGGCGCGATGGAATATCACAGACCATGAGCTGGCTTTTCACAAAGCTTCTATGTGATAATGCCTTTTCATGTCAGTGTGCAACAAGACGATCTCAGTCTCGTAGAAGAAAGGGCCGCCCAGTACAGGCCGATGCATCCATGCAGGCAGCATGCAGTCGACCGGCTCGCCTTCTTTTATTGTCTGTGTTACCTTTCTCCTCTTCTGACAGCTCCTGTATAGGATCCAGTTTAAGAGCAAAGACTGGCTCCTCTAATTGGACGGGCACATGAGGTCAGTGGGAGTGAGGGAGTCAGATAAAACAGGCGTTAACAGAGAGGGGACATGGATGTGGAAACAGTACAGCTGTTAAACTGCATGAAATCCTTCATGCAGGAAAGCACATGCTCAGCCTGTCTGGGACtgacagtgtttcagtgttctCATTTCATGTTTGGGATTCACTCACCAAGAACAACTCTCTTTGGTTTGGGCTCTGGTGCTGGTGCGCTGACCACCACTGGAAAACAGAACGAGATGAATGCATTAGAATCGTGTGTGCAGTTTCTGTTGGGATGAAGATTTGGGGGATGGAGTCCATACCTGGTACTTCCATTACTTTGGTGGGTGTGTTTGAGGAAATATTTCTTGTCTGCAAGTTGAACAAATAATCACAAGTTAAACCTCATGATTAATTATGATTAGAATTAAATTGTTATGTCGTGGAGCTGTCACTGAAAATACTATTTGTTATTAGAGCCAAATGTATTAATTAGCCGGATTTCCTGGCAtcggaaaaaaaaaggaaaagcattCAGTCAAAAGTACAGTATCATCACATCAGTTCAAC
The genomic region above belongs to Paralichthys olivaceus isolate ysfri-2021 chromosome 24, ASM2471397v2, whole genome shotgun sequence and contains:
- the LOC109645308 gene encoding claudin-10-like isoform X2, whose amino-acid sequence is MTHRTVVMYLEIGSFVSCLCGWILVCSTLPTEYWTFSEVGSIVLTTSNYYSNLWKDCISDTTGVSDCKDYPSMLGLPVYLHGCRALAVCAVVTGFFGGVLILVGMKCTKIGGSEIANARVTFAGGVTYLVSGCCGMITYSWWANKVIREYLDPHFRAQKFEIGAAIFVGWGGSLLLLSGGTVLSYFSGREGLPSSSSKRPLGPATYASARTRRTYMLPATSSRVTLGPPLFYEGRRSRGARTTPSKGGRPFSRDSFV
- the LOC109645309 gene encoding claudin-10-like, which produces MREARPVTRMWRRPAQILGLMLWILGWGSVGCTLAMDHWRVAQAGGRAGSSVVVIAWYWSDLWKDCYEDSTALVNCVDFGVLWTVKPYVQAVRGLLITGLCLGSMGTVLAFLGMECTRVGGDQRSKDGLLMTAAAFHLLGCLSDAAAYCLYINRVVAAFLHSKADPSELGYEIGTPLYLGLTGSFLVFLGCGVHCATVCRGNNPESEHLVVSLMREKDEFTGKNPPKNKDSRSVCVYEVTSVVMV
- the LOC109645311 gene encoding claudin-10-like yields the protein MQTRVVQIWGFLMTVLGWIFVACTMAMEGWKITSIGGMGGSSIIKVAWYWSSLWRSCFTDSTAVSNCYDYPVLWSVEGHIQIVRGLLMAALSLGMLGFVLSLMGMECTFIGGQDRSKYKKIYAGGWCHIVGGFLSVCGYAVYAQYVSVEYFNPDFDGLKYDLGTPLFLGWVGSAFHMTGGFFYLWSVCTPLFGETQMVIKIQPPADPEQNKSTTALSSVSEITSKTKVSSVSELSSRSERSDVSAISSRSERTSKSGRSAKSGRSTRTGRSTKSAGSGSGSGSGSGSGSGSESGLSLRSSVPTLSESSSSSRAVSSLSGGSRSETTPFIRNTFI
- the dzip1 gene encoding cilium assembly protein DZIP1 isoform X2, with the protein product MPFHNGIYYPYTSDTQGTHSSAGIPSLLNSPLSQHSVNGHCAPAAGMTPSSGTSTFLPFKFRPRREMVDWQRINAVDINLVMSQLDVDVLQDHISSVTFCSLDGERCQRCRSPVDPALLKLLQLAQLTVEWLLHCQEFLSLNLHAAEERLGAASREHKQLLEQQSKQEEKVKALDAELKLRKKDVRDLQSQLLISSQKCQICHKAFLTPKFLQSHMQRRHPEEQESQLRSDNEKKSQIEILKMEISSLREQNVQLQQNLQLKAAQEKEQQSTQKDLLRELDRFKAEEMTRMERKIEDTRESMHREMESMYNRNIQAVNELNQNQISKLETSADSAHLQTQIIQELKKQYKMWESMLKKNKEQHESEKNQLLDKLSRIQVSLSEQHEQSPQLQQEMGRRPQEKQQTIKVQREQTRNISSNTPTKVMEVPVVVSAPAPEPKPKRVVLEEPVFALKLDPIQELSEEEKDSSSVSERRPVERRPVERKPEPAPQKKPSQSAKANALKRNPSVKKEMRPELEQAVAKKLENLGVKPNQSGLKNRELTSILAKVHSKRDSVAKEMPEYWRCREEISGSVDEKMSDQTRESPPEPQARSRHSVQVLQILPRSSSLPSSATQVMCGPAVRQSKTPQPAPRAKSTAYPKTSTPNSKAAPRTFTPKTPPFSSDEESEEEDMEEEQPPKHQRGKSPLPKIIQATPVQIRAGKTSPVQARQAVTRQPFSSGTQLPRGSVGVVTKTAVTKIESDDEDEEEEEWSEVSELQEIDSKQLQGYKDQNGNVDKRNYKKENKITVLTRKMEQKFAERAAKKPAGGVSLLTERRDEVQELTYTDLEESSDWVVSSLEDRQEVSKPAQRSGPLRKSLDSPSTSVWGTSTGKAPKSGLTEAGTGSTLKSSLCSLSDFSDSEDTSNKHSRHYS
- the dzip1 gene encoding cilium assembly protein DZIP1 isoform X3; protein product: MPFHNGIYYPYTSDTQGTHSSAGIPSLLNSPLSQHSVNGHCAPAAGMTPSSGTSTFLPFKFRPRREMVDWQRINAVDINLVMSQLDVDVLQDHISSVTFCSLDGERCQRCRSPVDPALLKLLQLAQLTVEWLLHCQEFLSLNLHAAEERLGAASREHKQLLEQQSKQEEKVKALDAELKLRKKDVRDLQSQLLISSQKCQICHKAFLTPKFLQSHMQRRHPEEQESQLRSDNEKKSQIEILKMEISSLREQNVQLQQNLQLKAAQEKEQQSTQKDLLRELDRFKAEEMTRMERKIEDTRESMHREMESMYNRNIQAVNELNQNQISKLETSADSAHLQTQIIQELKKQYKMWESMLKKNKEQHESEKNQLLDKLSRIQVSLSEQHEQSPQLQQEMGRRPQEKQQTIKVQREQTRNISSNTPTKVMEVPVVVSAPAPEPKPKRVVLDSSSVSERRPVERRPVERKPEPAPQKKPSQSAKANALKRNPSVKKEMRPELEQAVAKKLENLGVKPNQSGLKNRELTSILAKVHSKRDSVAKEMPEYWRCREEISGSVDEKMSDQTRESPPEPQARSRHSVQVLQILPRSSSLPSSATQVMCGPAVRQSKTPQPAPRAKSTAYPKTSTPNSKAAPRTFTPKTPPFSSDEESEEEDMEEEQPPKHQRGKSPLPKIIQATPVQIRAGKTSPVQARQAVTRQPFSSGTQLPRGSVGVVTKTAVTKIESDDEDEEEEEWSEVSELQEIDSKQLQGYKDQNGNVDKRNYKKENKITVLTRKMEQKFAERAAKKPAGGVSLLTERRDEVQELTYTDLEESSDWVVSSLEDRQEVSKPAQRSGPLRKSLDSPSTSVWGTSTGKAPKSAGLTEAGTGSTLKSSLCSLSDFSDSEDTSNKHSRHYS
- the LOC109645308 gene encoding claudin-10-like isoform X1, which produces MTHRTVVMYLEIGSFVSCLCGWILVCSTLPTEYWTFSEVGSIVLTTSNYYSNLWKDCISDTTGVSDCKDYPSMLGLPVYLHGCRALAVCAVVTGFFGGVLILVGMKCTKIGGSEIANARVTFAGGVTYLVSGCCGMITYSWWANKVIREYLDPHFRAQKFEIGAAIFVGWGGSLLLLSGGTVLSYFSGREGLPSSSSSKRPLGPATYASARTRRTYMLPATSSRVTLGPPLFYEGRRSRGARTTPSKGGRPFSRDSFV
- the dzip1 gene encoding cilium assembly protein DZIP1 isoform X1, whose translation is MPFHNGIYYPYTSDTQGTHSSAGIPSLLNSPLSQHSVNGHCAPAAGMTPSSGTSTFLPFKFRPRREMVDWQRINAVDINLVMSQLDVDVLQDHISSVTFCSLDGERCQRCRSPVDPALLKLLQLAQLTVEWLLHCQEFLSLNLHAAEERLGAASREHKQLLEQQSKQEEKVKALDAELKLRKKDVRDLQSQLLISSQKCQICHKAFLTPKFLQSHMQRRHPEEQESQLRSDNEKKSQIEILKMEISSLREQNVQLQQNLQLKAAQEKEQQSTQKDLLRELDRFKAEEMTRMERKIEDTRESMHREMESMYNRNIQAVNELNQNQISKLETSADSAHLQTQIIQELKKQYKMWESMLKKNKEQHESEKNQLLDKLSRIQVSLSEQHEQSPQLQQEMGRRPQEKQQTIKVQREQTRNISSNTPTKVMEVPVVVSAPAPEPKPKRVVLEEPVFALKLDPIQELSEEEKDSSSVSERRPVERRPVERKPEPAPQKKPSQSAKANALKRNPSVKKEMRPELEQAVAKKLENLGVKPNQSGLKNRELTSILAKVHSKRDSVAKEMPEYWRCREEISGSVDEKMSDQTRESPPEPQARSRHSVQVLQILPRSSSLPSSATQVMCGPAVRQSKTPQPAPRAKSTAYPKTSTPNSKAAPRTFTPKTPPFSSDEESEEEDMEEEQPPKHQRGKSPLPKIIQATPVQIRAGKTSPVQARQAVTRQPFSSGTQLPRGSVGVVTKTAVTKIESDDEDEEEEEWSEVSELQEIDSKQLQGYKDQNGNVDKRNYKKENKITVLTRKMEQKFAERAAKKPAGGVSLLTERRDEVQELTYTDLEESSDWVVSSLEDRQEVSKPAQRSGPLRKSLDSPSTSVWGTSTGKAPKSAGLTEAGTGSTLKSSLCSLSDFSDSEDTSNKHSRHYS